The following proteins are encoded in a genomic region of Panthera leo isolate Ple1 chromosome F2, P.leo_Ple1_pat1.1, whole genome shotgun sequence:
- the EFCAB1 gene encoding EF-hand calcium-binding domain-containing protein 1, which yields MNRKKLQKLTDTLTKNCKHFNKFEVQCLINLFYNLVGDVTERQGMVTGLDRNAFRNILHMTFGMTDDMIMDRVFRGFDKDNDGCVNVSEWISGLSVFLRGTLEEKMKYCFEVFDLNGDGFISKEEMFHMLKNSLLKQPSEEDPDEGIKDLVEITLKKMDHDHDGKLSFSDYEQAVREETLLLEAFGPCLPDPKSEMEFEAHVFKDPNEFNDI from the exons TTAATAAATTTGAAGTGCAATGTCttataaatcttttttataaCCTGGTGGGAGATGTAACAGAGCGGCAAGGTATGGTCACTGGACTAGATCGTAATGCATTTCGAAACATCTTACACATGACATTTGGAAtgacagatgacatgattatggACAGAG TGTTCCGAGGTTTTGATAAGGACAACGACGGCTGTGTAAACGTATCAGAGTGGATTTCTGGATTATCGGTATTTCTTCGAGGAActctggaagaaaaaatgaaat attgctttGAGGTGTTTGATTTGAATGGTGATGGATTCATTTCAAAGGAGGAGATGTTCCATATGTTAAAGAACAGCCTTCTCAAACAGCCGTCTGAAGAAGACCCTGATGAAGGAATTAAAGATTTGGTTgaaataactcttaaaaaaatg GACCATGATCATGATGGGAAGCTGTCTTTCTCAGATTATGAGCAGGCTGTGAGGGAAGAGACCCTTCTACTAGAAGCTTTCGGACCATGTCTACCTGATCCAAAG AGCGAGATGGAATTTGAAGCCCACGTTTTTAAAGATCCGAATGAATTCAATGATATATAA